GAGGCAAAAGATGAAGGCATCTGGAacagtgtatttcaaaatagcccctattcgcCGGCTACACAGCCCCAGTTCCCAAGGACCCGGAACTTTTTCCAAACAGCGGTTTTTGCCGCGGACGTGCCATGTGAAGGGAGGCAGCGGCTCCTGTGTGATTAGCCATGGGGAAGGGGACATTACAGCCGAGAGTGTGTGAGGACAGCAATTGTCTGTGTGTGTAGCGGCTCCTGCTCCTTGTCACCCAGCTGCAAGGCCACGGGCCAAGcctgcagcccaggccagccGGGGGCATTGGCCAGGGACAGACGGGCTGAGAGTCCAGGGGGATCCCTGCAGAATATCACCACCACTGAGTGTCTCTGCCCCTCTCTGACAGctgagctgggtggctgcagctgccccagaaatTTTTAGTATCAGACCAGGGGagtcccagccctccctgcttaTTGGCAGGCTCCATGGCTCAGTGGGTAGACCACTGGCCTTGTGAGCCAGGAGTTGTGAATTCAAATCTCACATGGACCTGGGTGAAGCTCTCATCCATTTTAAAAACCAGGAATATCACAACATTAActtcccagcccctctccaggtTGTCTTTGCCACAGACCAGCTGCAACTGTCTCCATCTTAATTGCTCTGATTTTGGCATGAGCCTAAGGTGAGTTCTGCATGTTCGTTGTTCCCCCTTATCCAAGCCCTGGGATGCTTTCCCTGGACAGCTTCGGGTGCACCCACTGCCACGGACAGGGAGCAGCACGTGTTTCTGCTGGAAGTGTCCACCCTGTCTGTCGTGGTGCAcgttacaaaatttattccaccccggacGCTGGAGGTCTGAGGGGTGGTTGCAAGAGCTGGGGCATGGACTTGGGGATGTGGGAGGTTCAGGGCAGGAggccgggagggagggggcgCAGGAGTCAGGACTGAGGGGTGAGGAGAAGCTCAGCAAAGTGGGTGAGGGTGCGGGAGTCAGGGCAGGTGgtagggaggtgtgggggaggcacCCCAAGACCAGCCAGGTTGGTGGGGGCAGCACTGCCTGGccggcagctgctccccagagctgACCCCCTTTCTGCACCCTGGTGGTCACTCTGGAGTAGAACTATCCCCTGCGCTTGCCGCCCCTAGTGGTCATTGTAGAGGATAACTGCCCCAGTCTCTGACTCCTCCCGTTCCATGATACGGAAAACAATCcccttccaggcacatcccattgtcttgGCACGGCCAGGCCCTGACTTTGCTTTCAGctgtgataagaggaagctgtgtgcaGAATTTGGTGGTCCAAGTTCTTGATCAAAAGGACTCACAGACAGAcgcacaaactctctaaaatagcCAGTAGGTAATAAATAAACCCAACTCTGGGGAATTTGGTAACACTGAGCCAACTCCCGCACAGAGGGCTTCTCAGAGCAAGCTGTTCTGTGCTTGTTTTTGTGCCCTGCGGGTAATGTTCTtgtgatgggattcaggggtccccctgcactgcaccccgtctgctggcaggagtgactctcactcagcaggtacaacaggaggtttattaggcaacagatgcccagtttctcacagaagcgacagtacagcagccagagacagtccttccaacccgtcctggggggaagaccccgaggggtgcctctctggggtgtaactttccccctcctcaggctggctccttccagctcctctttccccagcttcctaactgctgccccccccaccccgattcaaaacccagctcagctcctccctcctctttgttcaaggcagaggtgttacctgccagttgtagccccagggtcatccttagccactgggagctgctgcttgcctcggacatccagcctgactcacacatacaccgcccccactccatcacagttctCCCTAATAACTGTGTCAGACGTTCAGCTTCCCCCGTTCCCTCGGCCCCGCTGAGCCCGGCACGTGCTTTTGAACCTCCTCCTTCTTTTGTTCTGTATGAATCTGGACCTCTCGTTTGTGCGATGGAACAGAACCCACACTCAGAAATGTCACCAGAGCCACCTGCTTTCGGAGTGACCCGGCTTTTTGGGGCTGGGTTACCCCCGCACCCTTTGCACCACAAACACGCCTGTTCCTTGCCCtcatggacatgagcaacactgggtaaatcttctagctGTTAATAACCAGGACAAGCAgatgagaagaaagaagaaaaatcctGTGCCTGGGTTGgggtgccagggctggaaggaggaTGGTCAGTTTTAAGGGGAGCCCTgcagagtgggaggagagagacgTTTCCTGGCCAAACCTCTCtagacagattgtgtctacagaTAAAGGCAGACGGAAAGAGGAAGCCCCTGTccgagagcagccagactgcccggccctctcttgagagaacggctgaccagaagcgctgcaaacagggcagcccggggactggaagccctgtctgccgaCAAAAGGGGCCCCTGAGAGTCCACATGGCTGTTTCCTCGACAGGACGCTCTCTAGAGAGGCGTTATAGCGGAACGGGGAGAGGTATTACGCTGCCggcagatgtgccgggttttgccGACAAAGCTCACGTTGCTCGAGGCTCTGAGGGTTTTTCCGacgaaagcccagttttgccagaaaaggcCTGTCGGGTGGATGTAGACTTTGtgttttggaaggggcagggggtggctggggacTGAGGACTCCTTGACACTGGTCTgaaaagagcaggggcagtggaAGATTATGGGTTCCTTACCCAAGTCTTGGAGAAATAGCCATCAAGTCGCCTTGGTTCTTGTTCCAGCCCCGGGGAAAACCTTAAGACGGGGCATGAAAACACAGAAGCACTCGaaacccctcctctcccaggctgTTTCCAGCCCCCTTGGTAGGCACTCAGCGACCCTCCATCCCCATCTCATGCAACCACAACATTATTGCATTGCAAGTCACAGGTTTAATGAGGTGCAGAGAGAACAGAGGCCGACAGCAAGAGGAGAACAGCGCCAGATCGCGGAGAGCAACGACAGATACCAGAGCATGCCAATGATGGGAGGGTTCCCACTGTGGGACTGAGCACGCAAGCTCCGGCGAGTGAAACCGAGGGATGTTTTAAAACGGAGACAGGTGCTATGGATGGTCACTGTCCGTCAGGTGGGAAAATAGGAGAGGTGAGGGACAGCAGAAGGTGGGAATGGCGAAAGGGCACTGCGGCAGCAGAAGGCGGGTTGGGGGGGTGTTCAGAGacaggcgaggagctgggggcgtgtgatggggttcaggggtccccctgcactgcaccctgtcagctggcaggagtgactctcactcagcaggtacaacaggaggtttattaggcaacagattcccagtttctcacagaagcgacagtacagcagccagagatagtccttccaacccgtcctggggggaagaccccgaggggtgcccctctggggtgtagctttccccctcctcaggctggctccttccagctcctcttcccccagcttccaactgacacccccattcaaacccagctcggctcctccctcctctttgttcagggctgaggtgttacctgccagttgtagccccagggtcatccttagccactgggagctgctctgcttgtctcccacatccagcctgactcacacatgcacccccccccactccatcacagggtggTAGTCAGTGCCGGAGTGGCAGATTCAGATCGGAGGAAGCGGGGGGGTCCCCCACTTCTCTCTAGGCCCAGGCTGGGCCCTAGATCTCCTTCAGGAGATACACGGGGACCCCATTCCAGCAGCCGATGGTGACTTTCTGGGTTTCCTCCTTGCCGAGGTAGGAGATGGACCACGGGCTGGGCTGAAATACGCACTTGGTGACATTGAAGGTGGCGTTGCTTTCCCGGAGCCCCACCTTCACGGGTATCCCGCCCTCCGAGCAGACATTGTTGATTTTGGAGATGGGCTCGTGGACGAAGGTGTTGACCAGGTGCAGGTATATCCCTTGGCTCTGCACCATCTGGGTGCCATAGATGTTGGCATTGGGCGCTGGGCTCCGCGGGTAGCTGACGTGGTTCTTATTGAACAAGCAGCTCAGCTCGTACCATGGCTGCCCGCtggccggggccagggccagggc
The window above is part of the Carettochelys insculpta isolate YL-2023 chromosome 32, ASM3395843v1, whole genome shotgun sequence genome. Proteins encoded here:
- the LOC142005113 gene encoding ribonuclease-like, translated to MAPRGTQMALLLLLLAACLALALALAPASGQPWYELSCLFNKNHVSYPRSPAPNANIYGTQMVQSQGIYLHLVNTFVHEPISKINNVCSEGGIPVKVGLRESNATFNVTKCVFQPSPWSISYLGKEETQKVTIGCWNGVPVYLLKEI